From Anopheles coluzzii chromosome 3, AcolN3, whole genome shotgun sequence, the proteins below share one genomic window:
- the LOC120960204 gene encoding beta-1,4-glucuronyltransferase 1-like isoform X2, which translates to MTANYKPLRADDAEMIARRSTVLRTVLLLVILSFVLFCLLGYYYQPAGGNRDYARNQYLLEGASHEALLRRLKTILNCNTPSNEFQLETHGDHYLLRNFYAPERIVHCYETITYTTHADYTFLDNVVPLLERWLAPVSIALYAPGVDLDRSVALIQYLLECHEQRALVREFVSFHLYFEFEHLPTRPVLYYRELLSVPLLDCTNATNAWNSLLRNDNSSIPTFRAANNLTYPVNVGRNIARSAAGTHFVLASDIELYPNPNFIPMFLRMIAHPFYQYTLHSPSVYVLPVFEVAEDVPVPVDKAHLLEDLQSGDAIKFHEKICSDCHTVPGYVEWLAVVKDDYTMDIHVTAWREGAYAYWEPIYVGTKHEPEYDERLSWEGKADKMTQGFIMCILGYDFHVLDNGFLVHRPGIKTIAQANRPHQQAKQWSFIQKTIAREISTLYGDREECKI; encoded by the exons ATGACAGCAAACTATAAGCCGTTGCGTGCGGACGACGCGGAGATGATTGCACGCCGCTCGACTGTACTCcggacggtgctgctgctagtgaTCTTGTCCTTTGTGCTGTTCTGTCTACTCGGATACTACTACCAGCCGGCGGGCGGTAATCGGGACTACGCACGCAACCAGTACCTGTTGGAGGGAGCCTCCCACGAAGCGCTGCTGCGCCGTCTCAA AACGATTCTGAACTGCAACACTCCGTCGAATGAATTCCAGCTTGAAACCCACGGCGATCACTACCTACTGCGTAACTTCTACGCTCCAGAGCGGATTGTTCACTGTTACGAAACCATAACCTACACCACGCACGCCGACTACACCTTCCTTGATAATGTCGTCCCATTGCTGGAACGTTGGCTGGCACCGGTCAGTATCGCACTGTACGCGCCGGGAGTCGATCTTGACCGATCGGTAGCTCTGATCCAGTATCTGTTGGAGTGCCACGAGCAGAGAGCGCTAGTGCGTGAATTCGTGAGCTTTCATCTTTACTTTGAGTTTGAACATCTTCCGACGCGGCCAGTATTGTACTACAGGGAGTTGCTATCCGTCCCTCTCCTGGATTGCACTAATGCGACGAACGCCTGGAATTCACTGCTCCGCAACGACAACTCCTCAATACCTACCTTCCGGGCAGCCAACAACTTAACCTACCCGGTGAACGTGGGTCGTAACATTGCGCGCAGTGCGGCCGGAACACACTTTGTACTTGCGAGTGACATCGAACTCTACCCAAATCCCAACTTTATCCCGATGTTCCTGCGCATGATCGCGCACCCCTTCTACCAGTACACACTGCACAGCCCCTCCGTTTACGTACTGCCAGTGTTTGAG GTCGCAGAAGACGTCCCCGTCCCAGTGGATAAGGCCCACCTGCTTGAGGATCTTCAGAGCGGCGATGCGATAAAGTTTCACGAGAAGATATGCTCTGACTGTCACACGGTGCCGGGGTACGTGGAGTGGCTAGCGGTAGTGAAGGATGACTACACGATGGACATACACGTGACGGCATGGCGAGAAGGAGCGTACGCGTACTGGGAACCGATCTACGTCGGCACAAAGCACGAGCCAGAGTACGATGAGCGGTTAAGCTGGGAAGGCAAGGCGGATAAGATGACGCAG GGCTTCATTATGTGCATCCTGGGTTACGACTTCCATGTGCTGGATAATGGATTTCTTGTTCATAGGCCCGGCATTAAAACGATCGCGCAAGCGAACCGACCGCACCAGCAAGCAAAACAGTGGTCGTTTATACAAAAAACGATTGCACGGGAGATATCTACTTTGTATGGTGATCGGGAAGAATGCAAGATATAA
- the LOC120954959 gene encoding zinc finger protein 70, with amino-acid sequence MLEEGTTPPPAPPLQVGMNIANGPAATAERQLCRLCLGRDGELVDIFAAQQQTPHSGESLAGRIQGCLQLDVTQHDTLPRWICKPCLEKVDDFAAFRERCKQNERKLLLGEEDILHTKDGPAVGQTGEQTEEEQEEEDDDDEEMEMIVIDPSRDYESSNDSLPHRFEPSGVVNGGDSAAALQPVPHAEEEEPEGSDADEGDEEEEEEEEDDLKCDTAPGGTAPNGLPDTSFHTAASNTAPQKTVVFTCKYCDVAFAAASACQLHEMQDHDLLAPYACIFCQYKTSIRMFLITHIRDSHAVTRPYICIQCNKGFLRRSDLKKHTFVHTGVRPYACDQCGKSFSRNTNLKKHMRTHLGVKPHGCDLCPRSFANKADLIRHRSFHHAQETQHACIRCGAVYTQKDKLYDHERYCMGKPLPFGMGEMVKQEPAPFGLSVTAPIPPPQPAQLLQASEPIVHSEQPPSYVPVQPVAAPPPPVAVTPPSSKIYSCTKCPKRFLSKASLRAHQAIHPAEVDTRPYECPVCRKQIVGKREYDRHQQTHSELKPFGCGTCGKRFSRRDKLHRHERIHQQAERTFTCPHCAARFVRKDAYESHLKVHCAPLYGAVQEMTMPTMQQQPQQLPPSQQHSLLYAMMGGDDGALLGVDPSLRM; translated from the exons ATGCTTGAGGAGGGAACGACGCCACCGCCAGCACCACCGCTGCAAGTGGGGATGAACATCGCTAATGGGCCGGCTGCAACGGCGGAACGGCAACTTTGCCGGCTGTGCTTGGGACGGGACGGGGAGCTGGTGGACATTTTCGCGGCCCAGCAGCAGACGCCACACAGCGGAGAGTCACTGGCCGGGCGGATACAGGGCTGTCTGCAGCTGGAT GTCACACAGCACGATACGCTGCCGAGATGGATCTGCAAGCCGTGTCTGGAGAAGGTGGACGACTTTGCCGCCTTCCGGGAGCGCTGCAAGCAAAACGAACGGAAGCTACTGCTCGGGGAGGAAGACATACTGCACACGAAAGATGGTCCGGCAGTGGGACAGACTGGCGAGCAAACGGAGGAGgaacaggaggaggaggatgatgacgatgaggaGATGGAAATGATTGTAATTGATCCATCGCGGGACTACGAAAGCTCGAACGATAGCCTGCCGCATCGTTTCGAGCCGAGTGGTGTGGTGAATGGTGGCGATTCGGCAGCAGCACTACAACCCGTACCACACGCCGAAGAGGAAGAGCCCGAAGGCTCCGACGCAGACGAAGGCgatgaggaggaagaagaggaggaggaagatgaTCTGAAATGTGATACAGCGCCGGGTGGGACAGCGCCGAACGGGCTGCCGGACACCAGCTTCCACACGGCAGCGTCGAACACGGCGCCCCAAAAAACGGTCGTCTTCACCTGCAAGTACTGTGACGTGGCGTTCGCAGCCGCATCCGCCTGCCAGCTGCACGAGATGCAGGATCACGATCTACTCGCACCGTACGCGTGCATCTTCTGCCAGTACAAAACCTCCATCCGGATGTTTCTCATTACGCACATACGGGATTCGCACGCGGTCACCCGCCCGTATATTTGTATCCAGTGCAATAAGGGCTTTTTGCGGCGGTCCGACTTGAAGAAGCACACGTTCGTGCATACGGGCGTGCGGCCGTACGCGTGCGACCAGTGCGGTAAGAGCTTTTCGCGCAACACGAATCTCAAGAAGCACATGCGCACCCATCTGGGGGTGAAGCCGCACGGGTGCGATCTGTGCCCGCGATCGTTCGCGAACAAGGCGGATCTGATACGGCACCGCAGCTTCCATCATGCGCAGGAAACGCAGCACGCGTGCAtacggtgcggtgcggtgtaCACGCAGAAGGACAAGCTGTACGATCACGAGCGGTACTGTATGGGGAAACCGTTGCCGTTCGGGATGGGTGAGATGGTGAAGCAGGAACCAGCACCATTTGGGTTGAGTGTAACTGCTCCCattccaccaccacaaccagcGCAACTGCTGCAAGCCTCCGAACCGATTGTACACAGCGAACAGCCACCGAGTTACGTTCCCGTGCAGCCTGTagctgcaccaccaccacctgtaGCAGTGACACCACCGTCGAGCAAAATCTACAGCTGCACCAAGTGCCCGAAACGGTTCCTCAGCAAAGCGAGCCTGCGCGCACATCAGGCCATCCACCCGGCCGAGGTAGACACGCGCCCGTACGAGTGTCCCGTGTGCAGGAAGCAAATCGTCGGCAAGCGCGAGTACGACCGGCACCAGCAAACGCACAGCGAGCTGAAACCGTTCGGCTGCGGTACGTGCGGGAAGCGGTTTTCGCGGCGGGACAAGCTGCACCGGCACGAGCGCATCCATCAGCAGGCGGAGCGCACCTTCACCTGTCCCCACTGTGCGGCACGGTTCGTGCGGAAGGATGCTTACGAGTCGCATCTTAAGGTTCACTGCGCACCGCTGTACGGTGCGGTGCAGGAGATGACGATGCCAACGATGCAACAACAGCCACAGCAACTGCCACCATCACAACAACATTCCCTGCTGTACGCGATGATGGGTGGCGATGATGGGGCGCTGCTCGGGGTCGACCCTTCGCTGCGGATGTGA
- the LOC120960204 gene encoding beta-1,4-glucuronyltransferase 1-like isoform X4 codes for MTANYKPLRADDAEMIARRSTVLRTVLLLVILSFVLFCLLGYYYQPAGGNRDYARNQYLLEGASHEALLRRLKTILNCNTPSNEFQLETHGDHYLLRNFYAPERIVHCYETITYTTHADYTFLDNVVPLLERWLAPVSIALYAPGVDLDRSVALIQYLLECHEQRALVREFVSFHLYFEFEHLPTRPVLYYRELLSVPLLDCTNATNAWNSLLRNDNSSIPTFRAANNLTYPVNVGRNIARSAAGTHFVLASDIELYPNPNFIPMFLRMIAHPFYQYTLHSPSVYVLPVFEVAEDVPVPVDKAHLLEDLQSGDAIKFHEKICSNCHTVPGYVEWLAVVKDDYTMDIHVTARREGAYASWEPIYVGTKHEPEYDERLSWEGKADKMTQGFIMCILGYDFHVLDNGFLVHRPGIKTIAQANRPHQQAKQWSFIQKTIAREISTLYGDREECKI; via the exons ATGACAGCAAACTATAAGCCGTTGCGTGCGGACGACGCGGAGATGATTGCACGCCGCTCGACTGTACTCcggacggtgctgctgctagtgaTCTTGTCCTTTGTGCTGTTCTGTCTACTCGGATACTACTACCAGCCGGCGGGCGGTAATCGGGACTACGCACGCAACCAGTACCTGTTGGAGGGAGCCTCCCACGAAGCGCTGCTGCGCCGTCTCAA AACGATTCTGAACTGCAACACTCCGTCGAATGAATTCCAGCTTGAAACCCACGGCGATCACTACCTACTGCGTAACTTCTACGCTCCAGAGCGGATTGTTCACTGTTACGAAACCATAACCTACACCACGCACGCCGACTACACCTTCCTTGATAATGTCGTCCCATTGCTGGAACGTTGGCTGGCACCGGTCAGTATCGCACTGTACGCGCCGGGAGTCGATCTTGACCGATCGGTAGCTCTGATCCAGTATCTGTTGGAGTGCCACGAGCAGAGAGCGCTAGTGCGTGAATTCGTGAGCTTTCATCTTTACTTTGAGTTTGAACATCTTCCGACGCGGCCAGTATTGTACTACAGGGAGTTGCTATCCGTCCCTCTCCTGGATTGCACTAATGCGACGAACGCCTGGAATTCACTGCTCCGCAACGACAACTCCTCAATACCTACCTTCCGGGCAGCCAACAACTTAACCTACCCGGTGAACGTGGGTCGTAACATTGCGCGCAGTGCGGCCGGAACACACTTTGTACTTGCGAGTGACATCGAACTCTACCCAAATCCCAACTTTATCCCGATGTTCCTGCGCATGATCGCGCACCCCTTCTACCAGTACACACTGCACAGCCCCTCCGTTTACGTACTGCCAGTGTTTGAGGTCGCAGAAGACGTCCCTGTACCGGTGGATAAGGCCCACCTGCTCGAGGATCTTCAGAGCGGTGATGCGATAAAGTTTCACGAGAAGATATGCTCCAACTGCCACACGGTGCCGGGGTACGTGGAGTGGCTAGCGGTAGTGAAGGATGACTACACGATGGACATACACGTGACGGCACGGAGGGAAGGAGCGTACGCGTCCTGGGAACCGATCTACGTCGGCACAAAGCACGAGCCAGAGTACGACGAGCGGTTAAGCTGGGAAGGCAAAGCGGATAAAATGACACAG GGCTTCATTATGTGCATCCTGGGTTACGACTTCCATGTGCTGGATAATGGATTTCTTGTTCATAGGCCCGGCATTAAAACGATCGCGCAAGCGAACCGACCGCACCAGCAAGCAAAACAGTGGTCGTTTATACAAAAAACGATTGCACGGGAGATATCTACTTTGTATGGTGATCGGGAAGAATGCAAGATATAA
- the LOC120960204 gene encoding beta-1,4-glucuronyltransferase 1-like isoform X6, producing MIARRSAVLRTVLLLLVILSFVVFCLLRYYYLPADGNRNYARNQYLLEGASREALLRRLKTILNCNTPSNEFQLETHGDHYLLRNFYAPEQLVHCYETIAYTTHGDYTFLDNVVPLLERWLAPISIALYAPGVDLDRSVALIQYLLECHEQRALVRDFVSFHLYFEFEHLPTRPVSYYRELLSIPLVDCTNATNAWNSLLRNDKTSIPTFRAANNLTYPVNVGRNIARRAAGTHFVLASDIELYPNPNFIPMFLRMIAHPFYQYTLHNPSVYVLPVFEVAEDVPVPVDKAHLLEDLQSGDAIKFHEKICSDCHTVPGYVEWLAVVKDDYTMDIHVTAWREGAYAYWEPIYVGTKHEPEYDERLSWEGKADKMTQGFIMCILGYDFHVLDNGFLVHRPGIKTIAQANRPHQQAKQWSFIQKTIAREISTLYGDREECKI from the exons ATGATTGCACGCCGCTCGGCAGTACTCcggacggtgctgctgctgctagtgatCTTGTCCTTCGTGGTGTTCTGTCTACTCAGATACTACTACCTTCCGGCGGACGGCAATCGGAACTACGCACGCAACCAGTACCTGTTGGAGGGAGCCTCCCGCGAAGCGCTGCTGCGCCGACTCAA AACGATTCTGAACTGCAATACCCCGTCGAATGAATTCCAGCTTGAAACGCACGGCGATCACTACCTACTGCGTAACTTCTACGCCCCAGAGCAGTTGGTTCACTGCTATGAAACCATAGCCTACACCACGCATGGTGACTACACCTTCTTGGACAATGTCGTCCCGTTACTGGAACGATGGTTGGCACCAATCAGTATCGCTCTGTATGCGCCTGGAGTCGATCTTGACCGATCGGTAGCTCTGATCCAGTATCTGTTGGAGTGTCACGAGCAGAGAGCGCTGGTGCGTGACTTCGTGAGCTTTCATCTTTACTTTGAGTTTGAGCATCTTCCGACGCGGCCAGTATCGTACTACAGGGAGTTGCTATCCATCCCTCTCGTAGATTGCACTAATGCGACGAACGCCTGGAATTCACTGCTCCGCAACGATAAAACCTCAATACCTACCTTCCGGGCAGCCAACAACTTAACCTACCCGGTGAACGTGGGTCGTAACATTGCGCGCAGAGCGGCCGGAACACACTTTGTACTTGCGAGCGACATCGAACTCTACCCAAATCCCAACTTTATCCCGATGTTCCTGCGCATGATCGCGCACCCCTTCTATCAGTACACACTGCACAACCCCTCCGTTTACGTACTGCCAGTGTTTGAGGTCGCAGAAGACGTCCCCGTCCCAGTGGATAAGGCCCACCTGCTTGAGGATCTTCAGAGCGGCGATGCGATAAAGTTTCACGAGAAGATATGCTCTGACTGTCACACGGTGCCGGGGTACGTGGAGTGGCTAGCGGTAGTGAAGGATGACTACACGATGGACATACACGTGACGGCATGGCGAGAAGGAGCGTACGCGTACTGGGAACCGATCTACGTCGGCACAAAGCACGAGCCAGAGTACGATGAGCGGTTAAGCTGGGAAGGCAAGGCGGATAAGATGACGCAG GGCTTCATTATGTGCATCCTGGGTTACGACTTCCATGTGCTGGATAATGGATTTCTTGTTCATAGGCCCGGCATTAAAACGATCGCGCAAGCGAACCGACCGCACCAGCAAGCAAAACAGTGGTCGTTTATACAAAAAACGATTGCACGGGAGATATCTACTTTGTATGGTGATCGGGAAGAATGCAAGATATAA
- the LOC120960206 gene encoding protein obstructor-E produces MLSRGKIATAIVLCTMALFYHAQSQSCPEKNGRYPVPDQCDAYIECVDGEPRRQLCPDGLLFNDKVSLFTYPCQYPIDVDCGSRTRTQPPIPTEDCPHQFGYYKVGDRANCGQFKNCAGGTAYVLDCPTGLAFNSATYQCDWPDLVEDCDAEAYLGFKCPAQAQGLVQPVRFFRAPNDCQKYFLCVDDRPRVNFCGPEQAFNELINACDGVANVTGCA; encoded by the exons ATGTTGTCGCGTGGAAAGATCGCCACCGCGATCGTGCTCTGTACGATGGCACTGTTCTATCACG CACAGAGTCAATCGTGTCCGGAGAAAAATGGTCGCTACCCCGTTCCCGACCAGTGTGACGCATACATCGAGTGTGTG GACGGTGAGCCACGGCGACAGCTCTGCCCGGACGGGTTGCTGTTCAACGACAAGGTATCGCTCTTCACCTACCCCTGCCAGTATCCGATCGACGTCGACTGTGGTAGCCGTACGCGCACGCAACCCCCCATCCCTACGGAGGACTGTCCGCATCAGTTCGGCTACTACAAGGTCGGTGATCGGGCCAACTGTGGACAGTTTAAGAACTGTGCCGGTGGTACCGCCTATGTGCTTGACTGCCCCACCGGGCTAGCCTTCAATTCGGCCACGTATCAGTGCGATTGGCCCGATCTGGTGGAGGACTGCGATGCGGAGGCGTACCTCGGCTTCAAGTGTCCGGCGCAGGCGCAGGGTCTGGTGCAACCAGTACGCTTCTTCCGCGCCCCGAACGACTGCCAGAAGTACTTCCTCTGCGTGGACGATAGGCCGCGGGTGAACTTCTGCGGACCGGAGCAAGCGTTCAACGAGCTGATCAACGCGTGCGACGGTGTCGCCAATGTGACTGGGTGTGCTTAG
- the LOC120960204 gene encoding beta-1,4-glucuronyltransferase 1-like isoform X1 translates to MTANYKPLRADDAEMIARRSTVLRTVLLLVILSFVLFCLLGYYYQPAGGNRDYARNQYLLEGASHEALLRRLKTILNCNTPSNEFQLETHGDHYLLRNFYAPERIVHCYETITYTTHADYTFLDNVVPLLERWLAPVSIALYAPGVDLDRSVALIQYLLECHEQRALVREFVSFHLYFEFEHLPTRPVLYYRELLSVPLLDCTNATNAWNSLLRNDNSSIPTFRAANNLTYPVNVGRNIARSAAGTHFVLASDIELYPNPNFIPMFLRMIAHPFYQYTLHSPSVYVLPVFEVAEDVPVPVDKAHLLEDLQSGDAIKFHEKICSNCHTVPGYVEWLAVVKDDYTMDIHVTARREGAYASWEPIYVGTKHEPEYDERLSWEGKADKMTQGFIMCILGYDFHVLDNGFLVHRPGIKTIAQANRPPQQAKQRAFMRKTIAREISTLYGDREGCKI, encoded by the exons ATGACAGCAAACTATAAGCCGTTGCGTGCGGACGACGCGGAGATGATTGCACGCCGCTCGACTGTACTCcggacggtgctgctgctagtgaTCTTGTCCTTTGTGCTGTTCTGTCTACTCGGATACTACTACCAGCCGGCGGGCGGTAATCGGGACTACGCACGCAACCAGTACCTGTTGGAGGGAGCCTCCCACGAAGCGCTGCTGCGCCGTCTCAA AACGATTCTGAACTGCAACACTCCGTCGAATGAATTCCAGCTTGAAACCCACGGCGATCACTACCTACTGCGTAACTTCTACGCTCCAGAGCGGATTGTTCACTGTTACGAAACCATAACCTACACCACGCACGCCGACTACACCTTCCTTGATAATGTCGTCCCATTGCTGGAACGTTGGCTGGCACCGGTCAGTATCGCACTGTACGCGCCGGGAGTCGATCTTGACCGATCGGTAGCTCTGATCCAGTATCTGTTGGAGTGCCACGAGCAGAGAGCGCTAGTGCGTGAATTCGTGAGCTTTCATCTTTACTTTGAGTTTGAACATCTTCCGACGCGGCCAGTATTGTACTACAGGGAGTTGCTATCCGTCCCTCTCCTGGATTGCACTAATGCGACGAACGCCTGGAATTCACTGCTCCGCAACGACAACTCCTCAATACCTACCTTCCGGGCAGCCAACAACTTAACCTACCCGGTGAACGTGGGTCGTAACATTGCGCGCAGTGCGGCCGGAACACACTTTGTACTTGCGAGTGACATCGAACTCTACCCAAATCCCAACTTTATCCCGATGTTCCTGCGCATGATCGCGCACCCCTTCTACCAGTACACACTGCACAGCCCCTCCGTTTACGTACTGCCAGTGTTTGAGGTCGCAGAAGACGTCCCTGTACCGGTGGATAAGGCCCACCTGCTCGAGGATCTTCAGAGCGGTGATGCGATAAAGTTTCACGAGAAGATATGCTCCAACTGCCACACGGTGCCGGGGTACGTGGAGTGGCTAGCGGTAGTGAAGGATGACTACACGATGGACATACACGTGACGGCACGGAGGGAAGGAGCGTACGCGTCCTGGGAACCGATCTACGTCGGCACAAAGCACGAGCCAGAGTACGACGAGCGGTTAAGCTGGGAAGGCAAAGCGGATAAAATGACACAG gGCTTCATTATGTGCATTCTGGGCTACGACTTCCATGTGCTGGATAATGGATTTCTTGTTCATCGGCCCGGCATTAAAACGATCGCGCAAGCGAACCGACCGCCCCAGCAAGCGAAACAGCGAGCCTTTATGCGGAAAACGATTGCACGGGAGATATCTACTCTGTATGGTGATCGGGAAGGATGCAAGATATAA
- the LOC120960204 gene encoding beta-1,4-glucuronyltransferase 1-like isoform X3 — translation MTANYKPLRADDAEMIARRSTVLRTVLLLVILSFVLFCLLGYYYQPAGGNRDYARNQYLLEGASHEALLRRLKTILNCNTPSNEFQLETHGDHYLLRNFYAPEQLVHCYETIAYTTHGDYTFLDNVVPLLERWLAPISIALYAPGVDLDRSVALIQYLLECHEQRALVRDFVSFHLYFEFEHLPTRPVSYYRELLSIPLVDCTNATNAWNSLLRNDKTSIPTFRAANNLTYPVNVGRNIARRAAGTHFVLASDIELYPNPNFIPMFLRMIAHPFYQYTLHNPSVYVLPVFEVAEDVPVPVDKAHLLEDLQSGDAIKFHEKICSDCHTVPGYVEWLAVVKDDYTMDIHVTAWREGAYAYWEPIYVGTKHEPEYDERLSWEGKADKMTQGFIMCILGYDFHVLDNGFLVHRPGIKTIAQANRPHQQAKQWSFIQKTIAREISTLYGDREECKI, via the exons ATGACAGCAAACTATAAGCCGTTGCGTGCGGACGACGCGGAGATGATTGCACGCCGCTCGACTGTACTCcggacggtgctgctgctagtgaTCTTGTCCTTTGTGCTGTTCTGTCTACTCGGATACTACTACCAGCCGGCGGGCGGTAATCGGGACTACGCACGCAACCAGTACCTGTTGGAGGGAGCCTCCCACGAAGCGCTGCTGCGCCGTCTCAA AACGATTCTGAACTGCAATACCCCGTCGAATGAATTCCAGCTTGAAACGCACGGCGATCACTACCTACTGCGTAACTTCTACGCCCCAGAGCAGTTGGTTCACTGCTATGAAACCATAGCCTACACCACGCATGGTGACTACACCTTCTTGGACAATGTCGTCCCGTTACTGGAACGATGGTTGGCACCAATCAGTATCGCTCTGTATGCGCCTGGAGTCGATCTTGACCGATCGGTAGCTCTGATCCAGTATCTGTTGGAGTGTCACGAGCAGAGAGCGCTGGTGCGTGACTTCGTGAGCTTTCATCTTTACTTTGAGTTTGAGCATCTTCCGACGCGGCCAGTATCGTACTACAGGGAGTTGCTATCCATCCCTCTCGTAGATTGCACTAATGCGACGAACGCCTGGAATTCACTGCTCCGCAACGATAAAACCTCAATACCTACCTTCCGGGCAGCCAACAACTTAACCTACCCGGTGAACGTGGGTCGTAACATTGCGCGCAGAGCGGCCGGAACACACTTTGTACTTGCGAGCGACATCGAACTCTACCCAAATCCCAACTTTATCCCGATGTTCCTGCGCATGATCGCGCACCCCTTCTATCAGTACACACTGCACAACCCCTCCGTTTACGTACTGCCAGTGTTTGAGGTCGCAGAAGACGTCCCCGTCCCAGTGGATAAGGCCCACCTGCTTGAGGATCTTCAGAGCGGCGATGCGATAAAGTTTCACGAGAAGATATGCTCTGACTGTCACACGGTGCCGGGGTACGTGGAGTGGCTAGCGGTAGTGAAGGATGACTACACGATGGACATACACGTGACGGCATGGCGAGAAGGAGCGTACGCGTACTGGGAACCGATCTACGTCGGCACAAAGCACGAGCCAGAGTACGATGAGCGGTTAAGCTGGGAAGGCAAGGCGGATAAGATGACGCAG GGCTTCATTATGTGCATCCTGGGTTACGACTTCCATGTGCTGGATAATGGATTTCTTGTTCATAGGCCCGGCATTAAAACGATCGCGCAAGCGAACCGACCGCACCAGCAAGCAAAACAGTGGTCGTTTATACAAAAAACGATTGCACGGGAGATATCTACTTTGTATGGTGATCGGGAAGAATGCAAGATATAA
- the LOC120960204 gene encoding beta-1,4-glucuronyltransferase 1-like isoform X5, with the protein MTANYKPLRADDAEMIARRSTVLRTVLLLVILSFVLFCLLGYYYQPAGGNRDYARNQYLLEGASHEALLRRLKTILNCNTPSNEFQLETHGDHYLLRNFYAPERIVHCYETITYTTHADYTFLDNVVPLLERWLAPVSIALYAPGVDLDRSVALIQYLLECHEQRALVREFVSFHLYFEFEHLPTRPVLYYRELLSVPLLDCTNATNAWNSLLRNDNSSIPTFRAANNLTYPVNVGRNIARSAAGTHFVLASDIELYPNPNFIPMFLRMIAHPFYQYTLHSPSVYVLPVFEVAEDVPVPVDKAHLLEDLQSGDAIKFHEKICSNCHTVPGYVEWLAVVKDDYTMDIHVTARREGAYASWEPIYVGTKHEPEYDERLSWEGKADKMTQGFIMCILGYDFHVLDNGFLVHRPGIKTIAQANRPHQQAKQWSFIQKTIAREISTLYGDREECKI; encoded by the exons ATGACAGCAAACTATAAGCCGTTGCGTGCGGACGACGCGGAGATGATTGCACGCCGCTCGACTGTACTCcggacggtgctgctgctagtgaTCTTGTCCTTTGTGCTGTTCTGTCTACTCGGATACTACTACCAGCCGGCGGGCGGTAATCGGGACTACGCACGCAACCAGTACCTGTTGGAGGGAGCCTCCCACGAAGCGCTGCTGCGCCGTCTCAA AACGATTCTGAACTGCAACACTCCGTCGAATGAATTCCAGCTTGAAACCCACGGCGATCACTACCTACTGCGTAACTTCTACGCTCCAGAGCGGATTGTTCACTGTTACGAAACCATAACCTACACCACGCACGCCGACTACACCTTCCTTGATAATGTCGTCCCATTGCTGGAACGTTGGCTGGCACCGGTCAGTATCGCACTGTACGCGCCGGGAGTCGATCTTGACCGATCGGTAGCTCTGATCCAGTATCTGTTGGAGTGCCACGAGCAGAGAGCGCTAGTGCGTGAATTCGTGAGCTTTCATCTTTACTTTGAGTTTGAACATCTTCCGACGCGGCCAGTATTGTACTACAGGGAGTTGCTATCCGTCCCTCTCCTGGATTGCACTAATGCGACGAACGCCTGGAATTCACTGCTCCGCAACGACAACTCCTCAATACCTACCTTCCGGGCAGCCAACAACTTAACCTACCCGGTGAACGTGGGTCGTAACATTGCGCGCAGTGCGGCCGGAACACACTTTGTACTTGCGAGTGACATCGAACTCTACCCAAATCCCAACTTTATCCCGATGTTCCTGCGCATGATCGCGCACCCCTTCTACCAGTACACACTGCACAGCCCCTCCGTTTACGTACTGCCAGTGTTTGAGGTCGCAGAAGACGTCCCTGTACCGGTGGATAAGGCCCACCTGCTCGAGGATCTTCAGAGCGGTGATGCGATAAAGTTTCACGAGAAGATATGCTCCAACTGCCACACGGTGCCGGGGTACGTGGAGTGGCTAGCGGTAGTGAAGGATGACTACACGATGGACATACACGTGACGGCACGGAGGGAAGGAGCGTACGCGTCCTGGGAACCGATCTACGTCGGCACAAAGCACGAGCCAGAGTACGACGAGCGGTTAAGCTGGGAAG GCAAGGCGGATAAGATGACGCAG GGCTTCATTATGTGCATCCTGGGTTACGACTTCCATGTGCTGGATAATGGATTTCTTGTTCATAGGCCCGGCATTAAAACGATCGCGCAAGCGAACCGACCGCACCAGCAAGCAAAACAGTGGTCGTTTATACAAAAAACGATTGCACGGGAGATATCTACTTTGTATGGTGATCGGGAAGAATGCAAGATATAA